One Corynebacterium yudongzhengii DNA window includes the following coding sequences:
- a CDS encoding peroxiredoxin — protein sequence MAIMTVGEKFPEFELLALKGGNLAEANAQQPDDYFENVSLDKYPGKWKVVFFYPKDFTFVCPTEIAAFGKLDEEFQDRDTQILGGSTDNEFSHFNWRATHEELKDVPFPMFSDIKHDLIRTLGVENADGVADRATFIIDPDGIIQFVSVTPDAVGRNVDEVLRVLDALQSEEVCACNWEANDPTKNINKMDVVQESLK from the coding sequence ATGGCCATCATGACCGTTGGCGAGAAGTTCCCGGAGTTCGAGCTCCTCGCCCTGAAGGGCGGCAACCTGGCAGAGGCCAACGCCCAGCAGCCGGATGACTACTTCGAGAACGTGTCCCTGGACAAGTACCCGGGCAAGTGGAAGGTCGTCTTCTTCTACCCGAAGGACTTCACCTTCGTCTGCCCGACCGAGATCGCTGCTTTCGGCAAGCTCGACGAGGAGTTCCAGGACCGCGACACCCAGATCCTGGGTGGCTCCACCGATAACGAGTTCTCCCACTTCAACTGGCGCGCCACCCACGAGGAGCTCAAGGACGTGCCGTTCCCGATGTTCTCCGACATCAAGCACGACCTGATCCGCACCCTCGGTGTCGAGAACGCTGACGGCGTCGCCGACCGCGCAACCTTCATCATCGACCCGGACGGCATCATCCAGTTCGTGTCCGTCACCCCGGACGCTGTCGGCCGCAACGTCGACGAGGTCCTGCGTGTCCTCGACGCTCTGCAGTCCGAAGAGGTCTGCGCCTGCAACTGGGAGGCCAACGACCCGACCAAGAACATCAACAAGATGGACGTCGTACAGGAGTCGCTGAAGTAA
- a CDS encoding carboxymuconolactone decarboxylase family protein, translated as MSIENLKNSLPEYAKDQKLNIGTLTRSNELNEQQLWGTLLASAAATRNDTVISEIAEEAKEHLSDEAFEAAFGAATVMAMNNVAYRAKGWLGDDYAQTKFGLRMNIISKPGIEEKTDFELWQLAVSSINGCHHCVIAHEKVVREGGLTKEQVWEAVKVAAVVQAVAQTVQIEASR; from the coding sequence ATGTCGATCGAGAACCTGAAGAACTCCCTTCCGGAGTACGCCAAGGATCAGAAGCTCAACATCGGAACCCTCACCCGTTCCAACGAGCTCAACGAGCAGCAGCTGTGGGGCACCCTGCTGGCTTCCGCCGCAGCCACCCGCAACGACACCGTGATCTCCGAGATCGCCGAAGAGGCCAAGGAGCACCTGTCGGACGAGGCTTTCGAGGCCGCCTTCGGTGCCGCCACCGTCATGGCGATGAACAACGTCGCCTACCGCGCCAAGGGCTGGCTCGGTGATGACTACGCACAGACCAAGTTCGGCCTGCGCATGAACATCATCTCCAAGCCCGGCATCGAGGAGAAGACCGACTTCGAGCTCTGGCAGCTCGCCGTCTCCTCCATCAACGGCTGCCACCACTGCGTGATCGCCCACGAGAAGGTCGTCCGCGAAGGTGGCCTGACCAAGGAGCAGGTCTGGGAGGCCGTCAAGGTCGCCGCCGTCGTTCAGGCGGTTGCACAGACCGTCCAGATCGAGGCTTCGCGCTAA
- a CDS encoding transposase, which produces MSNYNNLLAEPPDHAVGRSRGGLSTKVHALVDGHGMPLTMIVTAGHRGDCPVLIPLLKRLRVPGMVGRPRTRPDELRADRAYASKAVRRYLRERKITATVPEKKDVIAVRKRKGSMGGRLPTFDAQSYKGCNVVERFSATSSSGGVWQPGTTSSRLSTGPA; this is translated from the coding sequence TTGTCGAATTACAACAACCTGCTGGCCGAGCCGCCTGATCACGCGGTCGGCCGATCACGGGGTGGTCTGTCTACCAAGGTCCACGCCCTGGTCGACGGCCATGGCATGCCCCTGACCATGATCGTTACTGCGGGCCACCGCGGTGACTGCCCGGTGCTGATCCCGTTGTTGAAACGCCTGCGGGTGCCCGGGATGGTGGGCCGACCGCGCACCCGGCCCGATGAACTGCGCGCGGATAGGGCGTATGCATCGAAGGCTGTGCGCAGGTATCTGCGCGAGCGCAAGATCACGGCGACGGTCCCGGAGAAGAAGGACGTGATCGCCGTCCGGAAGCGGAAAGGCTCGATGGGTGGGCGTCTACCGACGTTCGATGCGCAGTCCTACAAGGGCTGCAACGTGGTGGAACGGTTTTCGGCAACCTCAAGCAGTGGCGGGGTGTGGCAACCCGGTACGACAAGCTCGCGGTTGTCTACCGGGCCGGCGTGA
- a CDS encoding transposase → MLSDAQWEMVEELLPRRTGRKGRPFSDPRQMLEAILYCLRAGIARCDLPACFGSWQTVYTWHNRMAKDGHLGRDLSATS, encoded by the coding sequence ATGTTGAGTGATGCCCAGTGGGAGATGGTCGAAGAGCTTCTGCCCCGTCGCACGGGGAGAAAAGGCCGACCGTTCTCCGATCCCCGGCAGATGCTCGAGGCCATCCTCTACTGCCTTCGGGCAGGGATCGCGCGGTGTGACCTGCCCGCCTGCTTCGGGTCCTGGCAGACGGTCTACACCTGGCACAACCGGATGGCCAAGGACGGACACCTGGGACGTGATCTTTCAGCGACTTCTTAG
- a CDS encoding carboxylesterase/lipase family protein: protein MSTVEIADCIIRGRTIDAPASPGASADEADKAQKVTAFYGIPYAQAPTGERRFFPPAPARLQGELSAETYGPTAAQNQYPEAALAIVDNPLIAGNERLNLNVWTPDTAGKAPVYVFIHGGAYRHGSGASETWNGASFAAQGIVAVTLNYRLGAEGGIQLEDGTSNNMLRDQIAALEWVRDQIAAFGGDPEHVVVGGESAGAMSIGALLASPKAKGLFHAAILESGAAHNVVRKEGAVAVGKRFAESLGVEPTAEALGSLPEEQILQASAEIEAEIGQAAGDERYADLAGHSMTWQPSIDGDVLPQHPLDVLSAGEALDVPVLIGTNQDEGTMFVAGQGLYEDATAEHVVKAARVAGAADPEAVAKLATDEANPHPGASLTTFTDMWKFQLPLRDFLKRRKNYSAPTYRYKFTWASPKFGGLLGAYHMLELPFVFNSVDTQATKATAGEDLPKTLVAAAHGAWVSFIKNFDPGWKPYFDAETTTTGVLDANGLTVAEDLDEELLSTWEDYR, encoded by the coding sequence ATGAGCACCGTCGAAATTGCTGATTGTATTATTCGCGGTAGAACCATTGACGCCCCTGCCTCGCCGGGAGCATCGGCAGATGAGGCAGACAAGGCACAGAAGGTTACCGCTTTCTACGGGATCCCCTACGCCCAGGCACCGACCGGCGAGAGGCGGTTTTTCCCGCCGGCCCCGGCGCGCTTGCAGGGCGAGCTCAGCGCAGAGACCTACGGCCCGACCGCCGCCCAGAATCAGTACCCGGAGGCTGCGTTGGCGATCGTCGATAATCCGCTGATCGCCGGCAACGAGCGACTGAACCTCAACGTGTGGACCCCGGACACCGCGGGCAAGGCGCCGGTGTACGTGTTCATCCACGGTGGCGCCTACCGCCATGGCTCCGGCGCCTCGGAGACCTGGAACGGCGCGTCCTTTGCCGCCCAGGGCATCGTGGCGGTCACCCTGAACTACCGCCTCGGCGCGGAGGGTGGCATCCAGCTGGAAGACGGCACGTCGAACAACATGCTGCGCGACCAAATCGCGGCGCTCGAGTGGGTGCGCGACCAAATCGCGGCGTTCGGGGGCGATCCTGAGCACGTCGTCGTGGGCGGGGAGTCCGCCGGCGCCATGAGCATCGGCGCGCTGCTGGCTTCGCCTAAGGCCAAGGGGTTGTTCCACGCCGCGATCCTCGAATCGGGTGCCGCGCACAATGTGGTGCGGAAGGAGGGGGCGGTGGCCGTCGGCAAGCGTTTTGCCGAGTCCCTCGGCGTGGAACCGACCGCCGAAGCCCTAGGCTCCCTGCCGGAGGAGCAGATCCTGCAGGCCTCCGCCGAGATCGAGGCGGAGATCGGCCAGGCCGCCGGCGATGAGCGTTACGCAGACCTCGCCGGGCACAGCATGACCTGGCAGCCGAGTATCGACGGCGACGTCCTGCCCCAGCACCCCCTCGACGTGCTGTCGGCGGGCGAGGCGCTCGACGTGCCGGTGCTCATCGGCACCAACCAGGACGAAGGCACGATGTTCGTCGCCGGCCAGGGCCTATACGAAGATGCCACCGCCGAGCACGTGGTGAAGGCGGCGCGGGTGGCGGGTGCGGCGGATCCGGAGGCCGTCGCCAAGCTTGCTACCGACGAGGCCAACCCGCACCCCGGCGCCAGCCTCACCACCTTCACCGATATGTGGAAGTTTCAGCTGCCGCTGAGGGACTTCCTCAAGCGGCGGAAGAACTACTCCGCCCCGACGTACCGCTACAAGTTCACGTGGGCCTCGCCGAAGTTCGGCGGGCTGCTGGGCGCGTACCACATGCTCGAGCTGCCTTTCGTGTTCAACAGCGTCGACACTCAGGCCACGAAGGCCACGGCCGGCGAGGACCTGCCAAAAACACTCGTCGCGGCCGCGCACGGGGCGTGGGTGAGCTTCATCAAGAACTTCGATCCGGGTTGGAAGCCGTACTTCGACGCCGAGACAACCACCACCGGTGTGCTCGATGCCAACGGGCTCACCGTAGCCGAAGACCTCGACGAAGAACTGCTGTCCACCTGGGAAGACTACCGCTAA
- a CDS encoding flavin-containing monooxygenase: MTTTLNHEELSRKYAEERDKRKAARGKKEDDYVRIENIINPDSQDPYKEVTPREPLHDDVEVTIIGAGWAGLMSAAELRKSGRKIRILDQAGDFGGVWYWNRYPGVMCDTASVVYMPLLEETGYKPTEKYAHGPEIFAHAQRIGRHYDLYKDAYFHTRVTGVTWDEEAKRWRITTNRGDEFTSQFVSMGLGALNVPRLPSFSGMKDFKGDWFHTARWRYDVTGGGPDDPRMDKLADKTVAVIGTGATAIQIVPELARSAKKLLVIQRTPTAVDVRDNGPMNYDWWDELTQEEGWQQKIYENFLDLVEEYKVGNIPPADAVDLLDDGWTHIGTSLSEYLRAVDGEMTPEKFRSAMLEWDDDMQQRVRDRTDEVIKDKKTADGLKAWYRRWCKRPGFHDEYLQAFNRDNVELDDTDGQGVERITENGVMVQGKEYEADVIIYSTGFEYNRNASKDAFFDIVGRDGLNLRDKWKDGMLSYMGYFTRDFPNFFFQQSVQGAFLTSNVSQNYYEGSRALAAVVDRTLDAGKKTFEATQKAEDDWVEYLMAEGEVGDDPECTPGYYNNEGGEIGLAARRSVGYPKGKKAFFNLMKQWRNADELEGIEFGG; encoded by the coding sequence ATGACTACCACCCTCAACCACGAAGAACTCAGCCGGAAGTACGCCGAGGAGCGCGACAAGCGCAAGGCCGCGCGCGGCAAGAAGGAAGATGACTACGTCCGCATCGAAAACATCATCAACCCCGACTCACAGGACCCCTACAAGGAGGTCACCCCGCGCGAGCCGCTTCACGACGACGTGGAAGTGACCATCATCGGCGCCGGCTGGGCGGGGCTCATGTCCGCTGCCGAGCTGCGCAAGTCCGGGCGTAAAATCCGCATCCTCGACCAGGCGGGCGACTTCGGGGGCGTGTGGTACTGGAACCGCTACCCCGGAGTCATGTGCGATACCGCGTCGGTGGTCTACATGCCGCTTCTCGAGGAAACGGGCTACAAGCCGACCGAGAAGTATGCACACGGACCCGAGATCTTCGCCCACGCGCAGCGCATCGGCCGCCACTACGACCTGTACAAGGACGCCTACTTCCACACCCGGGTCACCGGCGTGACGTGGGACGAAGAGGCCAAGCGCTGGCGGATTACCACCAACCGCGGAGACGAGTTCACCTCCCAGTTCGTCAGCATGGGACTCGGGGCGTTGAACGTCCCGCGCCTGCCGTCGTTTAGCGGGATGAAGGACTTCAAGGGCGATTGGTTCCACACCGCCCGCTGGCGCTACGACGTCACCGGGGGCGGCCCCGACGACCCACGTATGGACAAGCTGGCGGACAAGACCGTAGCTGTCATCGGTACGGGCGCCACCGCCATTCAGATCGTGCCGGAACTCGCCCGCTCCGCCAAGAAGCTGCTGGTGATCCAGCGCACCCCCACCGCCGTCGATGTCCGCGACAACGGGCCGATGAACTACGACTGGTGGGACGAGCTCACCCAGGAGGAGGGCTGGCAGCAGAAAATCTACGAAAACTTCCTCGATCTCGTCGAGGAGTACAAGGTGGGCAACATCCCGCCCGCCGACGCGGTCGACTTGCTTGACGACGGCTGGACCCACATCGGCACCTCCCTCTCCGAATACCTCCGCGCAGTCGATGGAGAGATGACCCCGGAGAAGTTCCGCTCTGCCATGCTCGAATGGGACGACGACATGCAGCAGCGCGTCCGCGACCGCACCGACGAGGTCATAAAGGATAAGAAGACCGCCGACGGCCTCAAGGCATGGTACCGGCGCTGGTGCAAGCGCCCCGGCTTCCACGACGAATACCTGCAGGCCTTCAACCGGGACAACGTCGAGTTGGACGACACCGATGGCCAGGGCGTCGAACGCATCACGGAAAACGGCGTCATGGTGCAGGGCAAGGAGTACGAGGCCGACGTCATCATCTACTCGACCGGATTCGAGTACAACCGCAACGCCTCGAAGGACGCCTTCTTCGACATCGTCGGCCGTGACGGGCTCAACCTCCGCGACAAGTGGAAGGACGGAATGCTTTCCTACATGGGCTACTTCACCCGGGATTTCCCGAACTTCTTCTTCCAGCAGTCCGTCCAGGGCGCGTTTTTGACCTCTAACGTCTCGCAGAACTACTACGAGGGCTCGCGCGCCCTCGCCGCCGTAGTCGACCGGACTCTCGACGCCGGCAAAAAGACCTTTGAGGCGACCCAAAAAGCCGAGGACGACTGGGTCGAGTACCTGATGGCCGAGGGCGAGGTGGGCGACGACCCCGAGTGCACGCCGGGCTACTACAACAACGAGGGCGGCGAAATCGGCCTCGCCGCGCGCCGCAGCGTCGGCTATCCGAAGGGCAAGAAAGCCTTCTTCAACCTCATGAAGCAGTGGCGTAATGCGGATGAGCTCGAGGGCATCGAGTTCGGCGGCTAG
- a CDS encoding 3-hydroxyacyl-CoA dehydrogenase family protein produces the protein MTINNVTVIGSGTMGSQIGIVAALNGFRTTIVDISDDALKAADEQLRYRMGRDVKKKRRSQADVGAAFERLTLTTDQAEAVKDADIVIEAAVENIEIKRKLFAELDSQAPAHAILATNSSNIVSSRLADATSRPEKVCNMHFFNPVLVMEACEVVGHDQTSEETLDTVAQLATDMGKKVIRVNQEIPGFIANRLLAALRTEALKLYQGGYASFEDIDIAATAALRHPMGPFELMDLVGIDVAYLIRKAEYEQTGEQESLPSPALEKKYNSGEYGRKTGRGWYVYDEEGKKIGPNEG, from the coding sequence ATGACTATCAACAACGTCACCGTCATCGGTTCGGGAACGATGGGATCGCAGATCGGCATCGTCGCCGCGTTGAACGGTTTTCGCACCACCATCGTCGATATTTCCGACGACGCCCTCAAAGCCGCCGACGAGCAGCTGCGCTACCGCATGGGCCGCGACGTGAAGAAAAAGCGCCGCAGTCAGGCGGATGTCGGCGCCGCCTTCGAGCGCCTCACCCTCACCACCGACCAGGCGGAGGCGGTCAAGGACGCGGACATCGTCATCGAGGCGGCCGTGGAGAACATCGAGATCAAGCGCAAGCTCTTCGCAGAGCTCGACTCCCAGGCGCCCGCGCACGCGATCTTGGCCACGAACTCCTCCAACATCGTCTCCTCCCGCCTGGCGGACGCGACCTCGCGCCCGGAGAAGGTGTGCAACATGCACTTCTTCAACCCGGTGCTGGTCATGGAGGCCTGCGAGGTCGTCGGCCACGACCAGACGAGTGAAGAGACCCTCGATACCGTCGCCCAGCTGGCCACCGACATGGGCAAGAAGGTCATCCGGGTGAACCAGGAGATCCCCGGGTTCATCGCGAACCGGCTGCTCGCCGCCCTGCGCACGGAGGCGCTGAAGCTCTACCAGGGCGGCTACGCGAGCTTCGAGGACATCGACATCGCCGCCACCGCCGCCCTGCGCCACCCGATGGGCCCCTTCGAGCTCATGGACCTCGTGGGCATCGATGTCGCCTATCTCATCCGCAAAGCGGAATACGAGCAGACCGGTGAGCAGGAGTCTTTGCCCTCCCCGGCGCTGGAGAAGAAGTACAACAGCGGAGAATACGGACGTAAGACCGGCCGCGGCTGGTACGTCTACGACGAGGAAGGCAAGAAGATCGGGCCCAACGAGGGTTAA
- a CDS encoding enoyl-CoA hydratase/isomerase family protein, which translates to MDYTIVLRSDQDAVATLTVNRPDKMNAANRDVLDELNAHLSDIEADDSVEVVIITGEGDKAFVAGADINELARREPLDGLEAYMQRTYTRLAGLSKPTIAAVNGYALGGGCELSLACDIRVASDNAVFGLPETGLGIIPAAGGTQRLVELLGRGPALDMIITGRRLSAEEAHRWGLVTYLTDAEALIPTAAKVAERIRRKGITAVALARQIVAHTAKGDTDSGMFIERLAQAVLYATAEKQEGVEAFLDKRHPDFASVKGQHRFTSANN; encoded by the coding sequence GTGGACTACACCATCGTCTTAAGAAGCGATCAGGACGCGGTAGCGACGTTGACGGTCAACCGACCCGACAAGATGAACGCCGCCAACCGCGACGTGCTCGACGAACTCAACGCCCACCTCAGCGACATCGAGGCCGACGACAGCGTCGAGGTCGTCATCATCACCGGCGAAGGCGATAAGGCGTTCGTCGCCGGAGCAGACATCAACGAGCTCGCCCGGCGCGAGCCTCTCGACGGCCTCGAGGCCTACATGCAGCGCACCTACACGCGCCTGGCGGGCCTGTCCAAGCCCACGATCGCCGCCGTCAACGGCTACGCCTTGGGCGGCGGCTGCGAGCTCAGCCTGGCCTGCGATATCCGCGTGGCCTCGGACAACGCCGTCTTCGGGCTGCCTGAGACCGGGCTGGGCATCATCCCGGCCGCCGGCGGCACGCAGCGCCTCGTGGAGCTTCTCGGCCGCGGGCCGGCGCTCGACATGATCATCACCGGTCGCCGCCTCAGCGCCGAAGAGGCCCACCGCTGGGGCCTAGTCACCTACCTCACCGACGCGGAGGCGCTGATTCCCACCGCGGCGAAGGTGGCGGAGCGCATCCGTCGTAAAGGAATCACCGCCGTGGCCCTGGCCCGCCAGATCGTGGCGCACACCGCGAAGGGGGATACGGACAGCGGCATGTTCATCGAACGCCTCGCCCAGGCCGTGCTCTATGCCACGGCAGAAAAGCAGGAAGGCGTCGAGGCCTTCCTGGACAAGCGCCACCCCGACTTCGCCTCAGTCAAAGGCCAGCACCGTTTTACGTCCGCTAACAACTAA
- a CDS encoding LysR family transcriptional regulator encodes MEVSEARAFLVLAEELHFGRAADRLNIAQPPLSRTIRQLERRLKVQLFDRSTRKVELTVAGAALVEPATKLVEAADAAVRAARDAAAGTTGVIALGFANASMRKTVTSIARAAQKYLPGVYLDLHSSLLSAQGLEKLVSGEIDCMIGRWNTVPAEVQVAHLFREEIVVVVSDTHPLARENRSSVAMSELAEEQWITLKSGPGAALQTKFSTLARRAGFIPSVRSTAPDSWTMMVLVAAGLGVAITLDTVRDNTNEDHLHYMALKEEDRYVDVQLAWKKENKNPAFHSLLEVVKGMPPECLR; translated from the coding sequence GTGGAGGTATCAGAAGCTCGCGCGTTTTTGGTGCTCGCAGAAGAGCTCCACTTCGGCCGAGCGGCAGATCGTCTCAACATTGCTCAACCGCCGTTGAGCAGGACCATCAGACAGCTGGAGCGCAGGCTCAAGGTCCAACTCTTCGACAGAAGCACGCGCAAAGTCGAACTCACCGTGGCCGGGGCCGCCCTCGTGGAACCGGCCACCAAGCTCGTGGAGGCCGCCGATGCAGCCGTGCGCGCCGCCCGCGACGCCGCGGCCGGGACCACCGGCGTCATCGCGCTCGGCTTCGCTAACGCTTCGATGCGCAAGACCGTGACCTCGATCGCGCGCGCCGCTCAGAAGTATCTGCCGGGCGTGTACCTGGACCTGCACTCTTCGCTACTGTCCGCCCAGGGTTTAGAAAAGCTGGTCTCCGGCGAGATCGACTGCATGATCGGCCGGTGGAACACCGTGCCCGCCGAAGTGCAGGTGGCCCACCTCTTCCGCGAGGAGATCGTGGTGGTGGTCTCGGATACTCATCCGCTGGCGCGCGAGAACCGCTCGTCGGTAGCCATGTCGGAGCTTGCCGAAGAACAGTGGATCACTCTCAAAAGCGGCCCCGGCGCGGCGCTGCAGACCAAGTTCTCCACGCTGGCGCGCCGGGCCGGGTTCATTCCTTCGGTGCGCTCCACCGCGCCCGACTCCTGGACCATGATGGTCCTCGTCGCTGCCGGGCTGGGTGTGGCCATCACCCTCGACACCGTGCGCGATAACACCAACGAGGATCACCTGCACTACATGGCCCTCAAGGAGGAGGACCGCTACGTCGACGTGCAGCTGGCGTGGAAGAAGGAGAACAAGAACCCCGCCTTCCACAGCCTGCTCGAGGTGGTCAAGGGCATGCCGCCGGAATGCCTGCGGTAA
- a CDS encoding CaiB/BaiF CoA transferase family protein: protein MGHSLTRARDAASPPPGPLDGIVVVDFSRVLAGPYCTMILADLGATVIKIESARGDDTRQWMPPSVDAISSYYLSINRNKQSICLNLKDDKDLQTAYDIVDRADVLVENFKPGGLKKFGLDVSQTSERWPNLIHASITGFGTRGGAGMPGYDLLVQALSGFMHVTGEPSGGPQRAGFAIFDVFTGLHAAVGILAALHERGLTQKHAGQSVEVNLLSSALSAMVNQTAAYTAAGYEPMRMGNEHPSLFPYGPFAAKDGEIVICCGNDTQFATLMAALGTPELASDERYTSMELRNAHREALRASIEESLAAKTVEEWFAELSDVGICCAPILTVGGGIDYATELGLEPVWSSEEPGAYPTVANPITFGRTPAAYRLAPPALNADNAAICDWIATTPRKDHTQ, encoded by the coding sequence ATGGGCCATTCTCTGACGCGGGCCCGGGACGCAGCCAGCCCTCCTCCCGGCCCCTTAGACGGGATCGTCGTTGTCGACTTCTCACGGGTGCTCGCCGGCCCCTACTGCACGATGATCCTCGCCGACCTCGGCGCGACCGTGATCAAGATCGAATCGGCCCGCGGCGATGACACCCGCCAGTGGATGCCGCCGTCGGTTGATGCCATCAGTTCCTATTACCTCTCGATCAACCGCAACAAGCAGTCCATCTGCCTCAACCTCAAAGACGACAAGGACCTGCAGACGGCCTACGACATCGTGGACCGGGCGGACGTGCTCGTCGAGAACTTCAAGCCCGGCGGGCTGAAGAAGTTCGGCCTGGATGTCTCCCAGACCAGCGAGCGCTGGCCGAACCTCATCCACGCCTCCATCACGGGCTTCGGCACCCGCGGCGGCGCCGGCATGCCGGGCTACGACCTATTGGTCCAGGCGCTCTCCGGCTTCATGCATGTCACCGGCGAGCCCAGCGGCGGCCCCCAGCGCGCCGGCTTCGCCATCTTCGACGTCTTTACGGGCCTGCACGCGGCCGTCGGCATCCTCGCCGCACTGCACGAGCGCGGGCTAACACAGAAGCATGCCGGCCAGTCGGTCGAGGTGAACCTTCTGTCCTCGGCACTGTCTGCGATGGTCAACCAGACCGCGGCCTATACCGCCGCCGGATACGAGCCGATGCGCATGGGCAACGAGCACCCGAGCCTCTTTCCCTACGGCCCCTTCGCGGCGAAAGACGGCGAAATCGTCATCTGCTGTGGCAACGACACCCAGTTCGCCACGCTCATGGCCGCGCTCGGCACCCCGGAGTTGGCCAGCGACGAGCGCTACACCTCCATGGAGCTGCGCAACGCCCACCGCGAGGCGCTGCGGGCGTCGATCGAAGAAAGCCTCGCGGCCAAGACGGTCGAGGAATGGTTCGCCGAGCTTTCCGACGTCGGCATCTGCTGCGCACCCATCCTCACCGTCGGCGGGGGCATCGACTACGCCACCGAGCTGGGCCTCGAACCCGTCTGGAGCTCTGAGGAACCGGGTGCCTACCCGACCGTCGCCAACCCCATCACCTTCGGGCGCACGCCGGCGGCCTACCGCCTCGCCCCGCCCGCCCTCAACGCTGACAACGCAGCAATCTGCGACTGGATCGCCACCACACCGAGAAAGGACCACACACAATGA